One genomic segment of Bacteroides caccae includes these proteins:
- the dut gene encoding dUTP diphosphatase, which produces MNIQVINKSKHSLPAYATELSAGMDIRANLSEPITLEPLQRCLVPTGLYIALPQGFEAQIRPRSGLAIKKGITVLNSPGTIDADYRGEICIILVNLSSETFVIEDGERIAQMVIAKHEQAVWQEVEVLDETERGAGGFGHTGKK; this is translated from the coding sequence ATGAATATTCAAGTTATCAATAAATCGAAGCACTCGCTTCCGGCTTATGCCACTGAATTGTCTGCAGGAATGGATATCCGTGCTAATCTTTCCGAACCTATCACATTGGAACCGCTACAACGCTGCCTGGTGCCTACCGGACTATATATTGCTCTTCCACAGGGATTTGAAGCACAAATTCGTCCGCGTAGTGGTTTGGCCATCAAGAAAGGGATTACCGTTCTCAATTCTCCGGGAACCATTGATGCAGATTATCGGGGAGAGATTTGTATTATTTTAGTTAATCTGTCATCGGAAACTTTTGTGATTGAAGACGGTGAACGTATTGCACAAATGGTGATAGCAAAACATGAACAGGCCGTATGGCAGGAAGTGGAAGTATTGGATGAAACGGAACGGGGAGCCGGCGGCTTCGGTCACACAGGAAAAAAATGA
- a CDS encoding tetratricopeptide repeat protein produces the protein MKRILLFSLLSTLLLTSCMAVQVVGSVAGGAVMVSGYALGANAVTKKVKKKKDKKKKVQKEEALASQLTEEQQRKYDYFFLEAMRMKEKKEYDAAFGLLEHCLDIHPNASSALYEISQYYMFLRQVPQGQAALEKAVTYAPDNYWYSQGLVSLYQQQNELDKAVTLLEEMVTRFPTKQDPLFNLLDIYGRQEKYSDVISTLNRLEKRLGKNEQLSMEKFRIYLQMKDDKKAFQEIESLVNEYPADMRYQVILGDVYLQNGKKEEAYEAYQKVLSVEPDNPMALFSMASYYEQTGQKELYQQQLDTLLLNKKVTPDTKISVMRQVIVENEQSSVKDSTEVIALFDRMMEQDLDDPQVPMLYAQYLLSKSMEAEAVPVLEQVVDLDPTNKAARLMLISAAIKKEDYKQIIKVCEPGIEATPDALDFYYYLAIAYHQAEQPDSVLSVCTKALERVTTDTRKEIVSNFYSIMGDIYHTKKQMKEAYAAYDSALVYNPSNIGTLNNYAYYLSVERRDLDKAEEMSYKTVKAEPNNATYLDTYAWILFEKGNYAEARIYIDNAMKSDEEKSDVVVEHCGDIYFMTGDVEGALKYWKKALEMGSESKTLKEKIEKKKYIAE, from the coding sequence ATGAAAAGGATACTATTATTCTCGTTGTTAAGTACTTTGCTGCTTACTTCCTGCATGGCTGTGCAAGTGGTGGGGAGTGTAGCAGGAGGTGCGGTTATGGTGTCGGGATATGCTCTTGGCGCGAATGCAGTTACAAAGAAGGTTAAGAAAAAGAAGGATAAAAAGAAAAAAGTTCAGAAGGAAGAAGCTTTGGCTTCTCAATTAACAGAGGAGCAACAGCGTAAGTATGACTATTTTTTTCTGGAAGCCATGCGGATGAAAGAAAAGAAAGAGTATGACGCGGCTTTCGGATTGTTGGAACATTGTCTGGACATTCACCCGAATGCTTCTTCTGCGCTTTACGAAATATCCCAGTATTATATGTTTCTCCGTCAAGTGCCGCAAGGGCAGGCAGCCTTGGAAAAGGCTGTGACTTATGCACCTGATAATTACTGGTATAGTCAAGGGCTGGTGAGTCTGTATCAACAACAGAATGAGTTGGATAAAGCTGTTACGTTGCTTGAAGAAATGGTAACCCGTTTCCCGACCAAGCAAGATCCTCTGTTCAATCTTCTCGATATCTATGGACGACAGGAGAAGTACAGTGATGTAATTTCTACACTGAACCGGCTGGAAAAACGCTTAGGTAAGAATGAACAGTTGTCGATGGAGAAATTCCGTATTTATCTTCAGATGAAGGATGACAAGAAGGCTTTTCAGGAAATAGAGAGTCTTGTCAATGAATATCCGGCAGATATGCGTTATCAAGTGATACTGGGGGATGTATATCTTCAAAATGGAAAAAAAGAGGAAGCATATGAGGCTTATCAGAAGGTATTGTCAGTAGAACCGGATAATCCAATGGCTCTCTTTTCAATGGCATCTTATTATGAACAGACGGGTCAGAAGGAATTATACCAGCAACAACTCGATACGTTATTGCTGAATAAGAAAGTTACTCCGGATACAAAAATCAGTGTCATGCGTCAGGTGATTGTGGAGAATGAACAATCATCGGTAAAAGATAGTACGGAAGTGATCGCCTTGTTTGACCGGATGATGGAACAAGATCTGGATGATCCGCAGGTTCCGATGCTTTATGCACAATATCTGTTGTCGAAAAGTATGGAAGCAGAGGCGGTGCCGGTACTGGAACAGGTTGTTGATTTGGATCCGACTAATAAAGCTGCCCGTCTTATGCTGATAAGTGCGGCGATAAAGAAGGAAGACTATAAACAGATTATAAAAGTCTGCGAACCGGGTATTGAGGCTACTCCGGATGCATTGGATTTCTATTATTATCTAGCCATTGCCTATCATCAGGCAGAACAGCCGGACAGTGTGTTGAGCGTTTGTACCAAGGCGCTGGAACGTGTGACGACTGACACGCGGAAAGAAATAGTCTCGAATTTCTACTCAATTATGGGGGATATCTATCATACCAAGAAACAAATGAAGGAAGCATACGCAGCCTATGATTCGGCTTTAGTGTATAATCCGTCCAATATTGGTACATTGAATAATTATGCTTATTATTTGTCCGTGGAACGCCGCGATCTGGATAAGGCGGAAGAAATGAGTTACAAGACGGTGAAGGCCGAACCTAACAATGCCACTTATCTCGACACATACGCTTGGATTCTTTTTGAGAAGGGCAACTATGCAGAAGCTCGTATCTACATTGATAATGCAATGAAGAGTGACGAAGAAAAGAGTGATGTGGTTGTGGAACACTGCGGTGATATCTATTTTATGACCGGTGATGTGGAAGGTGCACTGAAATACTGGAAGAAAGCATTGGAAATGGGTAGTGAATCGAAAACACTGAAAGAGAAAATAGAAAAGAAGAAATATATTGCAGAATGA
- a CDS encoding DUF4292 domain-containing protein produces the protein MKRIVFLLLVVVVLAGCKSSKHLATSEKNVQVSSYLTSKLQLTIPGKKGGSMSVGGTMKMKTHERVQISLLMPILRTEVARVEVTPDGVLLVDRMNKRFVRATKDELKGMLPKNAEFSRLEKILLDASLPGGKTELSGKDIGIPSLEKAKVQLYEFSTKEFSMTPTELTSKYRQVPLEELVKMLVAFL, from the coding sequence ATGAAAAGAATAGTTTTTCTATTGTTGGTTGTAGTTGTGCTGGCCGGGTGTAAGAGCTCGAAGCATTTGGCGACTTCGGAGAAGAATGTTCAGGTGTCCAGCTATCTGACTTCCAAACTTCAATTGACTATTCCCGGTAAAAAGGGGGGAAGTATGTCTGTTGGGGGAACTATGAAGATGAAAACCCATGAGCGGGTACAAATATCCTTATTAATGCCTATCTTGCGTACGGAAGTAGCGCGTGTGGAAGTTACTCCTGACGGTGTGCTATTGGTAGACCGGATGAACAAACGTTTTGTCCGTGCCACCAAAGATGAATTGAAGGGCATGCTGCCGAAGAATGCAGAATTTTCCCGTCTGGAGAAGATATTGTTGGATGCCTCTTTGCCCGGTGGGAAGACGGAATTGTCCGGAAAAGATATAGGCATTCCTTCGTTGGAAAAGGCTAAAGTCCAACTTTATGAGTTCTCGACAAAAGAATTTTCAATGACTCCTACGGAACTTACTTCTAAATATCGGCAAGTTCCCTTGGAAGAATTAGTAAAAATGCTGGTAGCTTTCTTATGA
- a CDS encoding murein hydrolase activator EnvC family protein produces the protein MMKHFFVILIGCLWLAIPLFAQSNKLIRELESKRGALQKQISETESILKDTKKDVGSQLNSLAVLTGQIEERKRYIIAINNDVEAIERELTSLQRQLNGLQKDLKDKKKKYEASVQYLYKNKSIEEKLMFIFSAKNLGQTYRRMRYVREYATYQRLQGEEILKKQEQIRKKKVEREQVKAAKESLLKEREGEKTKLEAQEKEKRTLVANLQKKQRGLQGEINKKRREANQLNARIDKLIAEEIERARKRAEEEARREAAARKKAEGKESQTAGTGTTVKTNSKPLETYTMSKADRELSGNFAANRGKLPMPISGAYIITSHYGQYAVEGLRNVKLDNKGIDIQGKPGAQARAIFDGKVAAVFQLNGLFNVLIRHGNYISVYCNLSSASVKSGDMVKTKQSIGQVFSDGTDNGRTVLHFQLRREKEKLNPEPWLNR, from the coding sequence ATGATGAAACATTTCTTTGTAATTCTGATTGGTTGCTTATGGTTGGCAATTCCTCTTTTCGCTCAGTCGAACAAGCTGATTCGTGAGTTGGAAAGCAAACGTGGTGCGCTGCAAAAGCAGATCTCCGAGACGGAATCAATCTTGAAGGATACAAAGAAAGATGTGGGTAGTCAGTTGAATAGTCTGGCGGTATTGACCGGCCAGATCGAGGAGCGGAAACGTTATATCATTGCTATCAATAATGACGTGGAAGCGATAGAACGTGAACTGACTTCCTTGCAACGTCAGTTGAACGGTTTGCAAAAGGATTTGAAGGATAAGAAGAAAAAGTATGAGGCTTCTGTCCAATACTTGTATAAGAACAAGTCGATTGAAGAAAAACTGATGTTTATTTTCTCTGCCAAGAATCTCGGGCAGACTTACCGCCGTATGCGCTATGTTCGTGAATATGCTACTTATCAACGGTTGCAAGGTGAGGAAATCCTGAAGAAACAGGAACAGATACGGAAGAAAAAGGTGGAACGGGAACAGGTGAAAGCCGCTAAAGAAAGTCTGTTGAAAGAGCGTGAAGGCGAGAAGACCAAACTGGAAGCGCAGGAGAAGGAAAAACGTACGCTTGTGGCCAATCTGCAAAAGAAACAGAGAGGGTTGCAAGGTGAGATCAATAAGAAACGGAGAGAAGCTAACCAATTGAATGCCCGCATTGACAAGTTGATTGCAGAAGAAATAGAACGTGCCCGCAAGCGTGCCGAGGAAGAAGCCCGACGCGAGGCTGCCGCCCGTAAGAAAGCGGAGGGTAAAGAAAGTCAAACTGCCGGAACCGGAACAACCGTTAAAACGAACTCGAAGCCTCTGGAAACTTATACAATGAGTAAAGCCGACCGGGAATTGTCCGGCAATTTTGCAGCCAATCGGGGAAAACTTCCTATGCCTATATCCGGTGCTTATATTATCACCAGCCATTATGGACAATATGCTGTGGAAGGTCTTCGTAATGTGAAACTGGATAATAAAGGTATTGATATCCAAGGAAAGCCGGGAGCACAGGCACGTGCTATCTTTGACGGAAAAGTCGCAGCAGTATTCCAGTTGAATGGATTATTTAATGTGCTAATCCGCCATGGCAACTATATTTCCGTTTACTGTAACTTATCATCGGCTTCTGTAAAGTCCGGCGACATGGTGAAGACCAAGCAATCTATCGGACAAGTTTTCTCTGACGGCACTGATAATGGAAGAACGGTATTGCACTTCCAGTTACGCCGGGAGAAAGAGAAACTGAATCCGGAACCTTGGCTGAACCGATAG
- a CDS encoding aldose epimerase family protein, whose translation MKKLCVWAVAALLMAACTPKAEKATDSGLLQSNFRTEVDGKKTDLYILRNKNNMEVCITNFGGRIVSVMVPDKDGQMRDVVLGFDSIQDYISKPSDFGASIGRYANRINQGKFTLDGVEYQLPRNNYGHCLHGGPQGFQYRVYDAVQLNPQELQLTYVAKDGEEGFPGNITCKVLMKLTDDNAIDIQYEAETDKPTIVNMTNHSYFNLDGDAGSNAEHLLTIDADYYTPVDSTFMTTGEIVPVEDTPMDFRTPMPVGERINDFDFVQLKNGNGYDHNWVLNAKGDINRRAASLKSQKTGIVLDVYTNEPGVQVYAGNFLDGSLTGKKGITYNQRASVCLETQKYPDTPNKPEWPSAVLRPGEKYMSQCIFKFSVDK comes from the coding sequence ATGAAAAAGTTATGTGTATGGGCAGTTGCCGCCCTTTTAATGGCAGCTTGTACACCGAAAGCCGAGAAAGCTACGGATTCCGGTCTATTACAGAGTAATTTCCGTACGGAAGTGGACGGAAAGAAAACCGATCTCTACATTCTGCGCAACAAGAACAATATGGAAGTTTGCATCACGAACTTTGGCGGACGCATTGTTTCTGTCATGGTTCCCGATAAGGACGGACAGATGCGTGATGTAGTTCTTGGTTTCGATTCCATTCAGGATTATATCAGCAAACCTTCCGACTTCGGTGCAAGCATTGGACGTTATGCTAACCGTATCAATCAGGGTAAGTTTACGTTGGACGGCGTAGAATATCAGCTTCCCCGTAATAACTACGGCCATTGCCTGCACGGAGGTCCGCAAGGGTTCCAGTATCGGGTGTATGACGCCGTACAATTGAATCCGCAGGAATTGCAACTGACTTATGTGGCAAAAGATGGTGAAGAAGGTTTTCCGGGAAACATTACTTGTAAAGTGCTAATGAAACTGACTGACGACAATGCAATCGATATTCAGTATGAAGCGGAGACGGATAAACCGACTATTGTCAATATGACCAACCACTCTTATTTTAATCTGGATGGCGATGCGGGCAGCAACGCAGAGCATCTGCTGACTATTGATGCAGATTATTATACTCCGGTGGACAGCACCTTTATGACTACCGGTGAAATAGTTCCGGTAGAAGATACTCCAATGGATTTCCGTACACCAATGCCGGTGGGAGAACGTATCAACGATTTCGACTTTGTGCAACTGAAGAACGGTAATGGTTATGATCACAACTGGGTATTGAATGCCAAAGGCGATATTAACCGTAGGGCTGCTTCATTGAAATCTCAGAAAACAGGTATTGTATTGGATGTATATACCAATGAACCGGGAGTTCAGGTATATGCCGGAAACTTCCTTGATGGTTCGCTGACCGGAAAGAAAGGTATTACCTATAATCAACGTGCTTCCGTATGTCTTGAAACACAGAAATATCCGGATACTCCGAACAAGCCTGAATGGCCTTCGGCTGTTCTGCGTCCGGGCGAGAAATACATGAGCCAGTGTATTTTTAAATTCTCGGTGGACAAGTAA
- a CDS encoding DNA-3-methyladenine glycosylase I translates to MEDLINARCGWAGTDELYIKYHDEEWGQPVTDDRTLFEFLVLESAQAGLSWITILRKREGYREAFHHFDVEKVAQMTQEDIERLMQYDGIVKNRLKINSTINNAKLFIAIQKEYGSFYKYTLSFFPKQRAVVNNFKTLSQVPATSPESDAMSKDMRKRGFKFFGSTICYAFLQAAGFVNDHLEDCFCKAVR, encoded by the coding sequence ATGGAAGATCTGATAAATGCACGTTGCGGCTGGGCCGGAACAGATGAATTATACATAAAATACCATGACGAAGAATGGGGCCAACCCGTTACTGATGACAGAACTCTATTTGAGTTCTTGGTACTCGAAAGTGCTCAGGCAGGACTATCCTGGATTACTATCCTTCGAAAGCGTGAAGGATACCGGGAAGCCTTTCATCATTTTGATGTGGAGAAAGTAGCACAAATGACACAGGAAGATATCGAACGGTTAATGCAATATGATGGAATCGTCAAAAATCGGTTGAAGATCAATAGTACAATCAATAATGCAAAACTATTTATAGCTATTCAGAAAGAGTACGGTAGTTTCTACAAATACACCTTATCATTCTTCCCCAAACAACGGGCTGTTGTCAATAATTTTAAAACTTTAAGTCAGGTTCCGGCTACATCTCCCGAATCGGACGCTATGAGCAAAGACATGAGAAAGCGAGGCTTCAAGTTTTTTGGATCAACTATTTGTTATGCTTTTTTGCAGGCTGCCGGTTTTGTGAATGATCATTTGGAAGATTGTTTCTGTAAAGCTGTTCGATAA
- a CDS encoding tetratricopeptide repeat protein: protein MKLYFILLSFLFVGVCHAQKVTRILCSFWGIYNLVKRVMAEKEWGNTSRLAFCGASGKTLPAYAELEKKFENNPYFLYNYAAILLENKQYEESLTVALQCRKYWADYDLELMIGENYQELDKYELAERYYDNASMMCPSRFLPLYKLFHFR from the coding sequence ATGAAATTATATTTTATTCTTTTGTCATTCCTTTTTGTAGGTGTTTGTCATGCTCAAAAGGTAACTCGTATTCTTTGTTCATTTTGGGGGATCTATAATTTAGTGAAACGTGTAATGGCAGAAAAGGAATGGGGAAATACATCCAGGCTTGCATTTTGTGGGGCATCCGGCAAAACTCTTCCGGCTTATGCAGAGTTAGAGAAGAAGTTTGAAAATAATCCTTATTTTCTTTATAACTATGCAGCCATACTTTTGGAAAATAAACAATATGAGGAGAGTTTGACAGTAGCACTGCAATGTCGTAAGTATTGGGCGGACTATGACTTGGAACTTATGATTGGTGAGAACTATCAGGAATTGGATAAGTATGAGTTGGCGGAGAGGTATTATGATAATGCGTCTATGATGTGTCCTTCCCGGTTCCTGCCTCTTTATAAGTTATTTCATTTTAGATGA
- a CDS encoding DUF2059 domain-containing protein, translating to MKNLFPSRVIVCVITLLTLTFPVFAQTTNATDEYEETLKKMMKLSGASAATDDLYPKMLSVMKLNAPGKDDAYWNDFAKDWKEKIENRVIELCMPAYKKHLTLEDLKAIAAFYESPVGRKYKESSLAVMREAMPLLVQELQTEMFREVRPGMDKQMVEHEQAMKEYEQKKKRDRELCAQAYLLPKDSIAVVPGKVYENGMSTTPSLYSIERRKKDTKVTFVQPVYWDSQWLYYSPGFKIIDKESGDEYNVRGYDGGASMDRLLTVEGFNHKYIYISLLFPKLKKSVKEIDILELPHAKDKELLPSNDDGKAKSYFNIRVKDYQASSGKKNKKVYF from the coding sequence ATGAAAAACTTATTTCCTTCCCGAGTAATTGTGTGTGTAATTACACTGCTTACTCTAACTTTTCCGGTCTTTGCACAAACCACGAATGCGACAGATGAATATGAAGAGACATTAAAGAAGATGATGAAGCTTTCCGGTGCTTCGGCTGCTACGGACGATCTTTATCCGAAAATGCTTTCTGTGATGAAACTTAATGCACCGGGAAAAGATGATGCCTACTGGAATGATTTTGCTAAAGACTGGAAAGAAAAAATAGAAAATAGGGTGATTGAACTGTGTATGCCTGCTTATAAGAAACATTTGACATTGGAAGATTTGAAAGCAATTGCCGCGTTTTATGAATCTCCTGTCGGCAGGAAATATAAAGAAAGTTCATTGGCTGTGATGCGTGAAGCAATGCCATTGTTGGTACAGGAACTCCAAACAGAGATGTTTAGAGAGGTGAGACCGGGAATGGATAAACAAATGGTTGAGCACGAACAAGCAATGAAAGAATATGAGCAAAAAAAGAAACGTGATAGAGAGTTGTGTGCACAAGCTTATTTGCTTCCGAAAGACAGTATCGCTGTAGTTCCTGGAAAAGTTTATGAGAACGGAATGTCTACAACTCCTTCATTATATTCGATTGAAAGAAGAAAAAAGGATACAAAAGTGACATTCGTGCAACCTGTTTATTGGGATTCACAATGGCTGTATTATAGTCCGGGATTCAAGATTATAGATAAAGAAAGTGGCGATGAATATAATGTGAGAGGATATGATGGCGGAGCATCTATGGATAGGCTGTTAACCGTTGAAGGATTTAATCATAAATACATTTATATCAGTCTTTTATTCCCAAAATTGAAGAAAAGTGTGAAGGAAATTGATATCCTTGAATTGCCACATGCAAAGGATAAGGAACTATTGCCTTCTAATGATGATGGAAAGGCTAAATCATATTTTAATATAAGAGTGAAAGATTATCAAGCTTCTTCCGGGAAGAAAAATAAAAAAGTCTATTTCTAG
- a CDS encoding M20 family metallo-hydrolase, with protein sequence MKYDISYMTTEAVSLLKSLISIPSISREETQAADFLQNYIEMAGMQTGRKGNNVWCLSPMFDLKKPTILLNSHIDTVKPVNGWRKDPFTPREENGKLYGLGSNDAGASVVSLLQVFLQLCRTSQKYNLIYLASCEEEVSGKDGIESVLPGLPPVSFAIVGEPTEMQPAIAEKGLMVLDVTATGKAGHAARNEGDNAIYKVLDDIAWFRDYRFEKESPLLGPVKMSVTVINAGTQHNVIPDKCSFVVDIRSNELYSNEELFAEIKKHISCDAKARSYRLNSSQIDEKHPFVQKAVKLGRVPFGSPTLSDQALMSFPSVKIGPGRSSRSHTAEEYIMLKEIEEAVGIYLELLDGLLI encoded by the coding sequence ATGAAATATGATATTTCCTATATGACAACAGAGGCTGTAAGCCTGCTTAAATCACTGATTAGCATCCCTTCCATCAGCCGGGAAGAAACCCAAGCTGCGGATTTTCTGCAAAACTATATTGAAATGGCAGGTATGCAGACCGGACGCAAGGGAAATAATGTGTGGTGCCTCAGTCCGATGTTCGATTTGAAAAAGCCCACTATCCTGCTTAACTCTCACATTGACACCGTAAAACCTGTCAACGGTTGGAGAAAGGATCCGTTCACTCCCCGCGAAGAAAATGGCAAATTGTACGGGCTGGGCAGCAACGATGCCGGCGCCAGCGTTGTTTCGTTATTACAGGTGTTCCTGCAACTATGTCGCACTTCGCAGAAATACAACCTCATCTATCTTGCCTCGTGCGAAGAAGAAGTTTCAGGTAAGGACGGAATTGAAAGTGTATTGCCGGGACTTCCTCCTGTCTCATTCGCCATAGTGGGCGAACCGACGGAGATGCAGCCCGCCATTGCCGAAAAAGGCTTAATGGTGTTAGACGTCACTGCAACAGGTAAAGCCGGACACGCGGCACGCAATGAGGGAGACAATGCTATCTACAAAGTATTGGATGACATCGCCTGGTTCCGTGACTATCGTTTTGAAAAGGAATCTCCGCTACTAGGTCCGGTGAAGATGAGCGTCACGGTGATTAATGCAGGTACTCAACACAATGTCATTCCCGACAAATGTTCTTTCGTTGTCGACATCCGGAGCAACGAACTTTACTCAAACGAAGAACTGTTTGCGGAAATCAAAAAACATATTTCCTGTGACGCCAAAGCGCGTTCATACCGCCTCAACTCTTCACAAATTGATGAAAAACATCCGTTTGTTCAGAAAGCAGTAAAGCTTGGCCGTGTTCCTTTCGGTTCTCCAACTCTGTCCGATCAGGCATTAATGTCCTTCCCTTCGGTAAAGATCGGTCCGGGACGCTCTTCACGTTCGCATACAGCAGAGGAATATATCATGCTGAAAGAGATCGAAGAAGCTGTCGGAATTTATCTGGAGTTATTGGATGGGCTTCTGATTTAG
- a CDS encoding AMP-dependent synthetase/ligase: protein MTYHHLSVLVHRQAEKYGDKVALKYRDYETAQWIPISWNQFSGTVRQAANAFVALGVEEQENIGIFSQNKPEWFYVDFGAFANRAVTIPFYATSSPAQAQYIINDAQIRYLFVGEQFQYDAAFSIFGFCSSLQQLIIFDRSVVKDPRDVSSIYFDEFMAMGEGLPHNDTVEARTERASYDDLANILYTSGTTGEPKGVMLHHSCYLEQFHTHDDRLTTMSDKDVSMNFLPLTHVFEKAWCYLCIHKGVQICINLRPADIQTTIKEIRPTLMCSVPRFWEKVYAGVQEKINETTGLKKALMLDAIKVGRIHNLDYLRRGKTPPVMNQLKYKFYEKTIYSLLKKTIGIENGNFFPTAGAAVPDEINEFVHSVGINMVVGYGLTESTATVSCTLPVGYDIGSVGVVLPGVEVKIGEDNEILLRGKTITKGYYKKTEATAAAIDPDGWFHTGDAGYFKNGQLFLTERIKDLFKTSNGKYIAPQALETKLVIDRYIDQIAIIADQRKFVSALIVPVYGYVKEYAKEKGIEYKDMAELLQHPKIVGLFRARIETLQQQFAHYEQIKRFTLLPEPFSMERGELTNTLKLKRAVVAQNYSELIEKMYEE, encoded by the coding sequence ATGACTTATCATCATTTATCTGTCCTGGTCCATCGTCAGGCCGAAAAATATGGCGACAAGGTAGCCTTAAAATACCGCGACTATGAGACAGCTCAATGGATTCCTATTTCGTGGAATCAGTTCTCGGGAACTGTACGACAAGCAGCTAATGCTTTCGTGGCGTTGGGAGTGGAAGAACAAGAGAATATCGGTATATTTTCACAGAATAAGCCCGAATGGTTCTATGTTGACTTTGGTGCATTTGCCAATCGCGCTGTTACCATTCCGTTTTATGCGACCAGTTCGCCTGCGCAAGCGCAATACATCATCAATGATGCGCAGATTCGTTACCTTTTTGTGGGGGAACAGTTTCAATATGATGCTGCTTTCAGCATTTTCGGTTTCTGTTCTTCCCTGCAACAACTGATTATCTTTGACCGTTCGGTGGTGAAAGACCCTCGGGATGTATCTTCTATCTACTTTGATGAATTTATGGCAATGGGGGAGGGACTCCCGCATAATGATACGGTGGAAGCACGTACGGAACGCGCTTCTTACGATGATTTGGCGAATATCCTTTATACGTCCGGAACAACGGGCGAACCGAAAGGGGTCATGCTGCATCATTCCTGCTATCTGGAACAGTTCCATACACATGACGACCGCCTGACGACAATGTCGGATAAGGATGTATCCATGAACTTCCTGCCACTGACGCACGTATTCGAGAAAGCGTGGTGTTACCTTTGTATTCATAAAGGCGTGCAGATTTGTATCAATCTTCGTCCGGCAGATATTCAGACGACTATCAAGGAGATCCGGCCGACGTTGATGTGCAGTGTTCCCCGTTTCTGGGAAAAGGTATATGCAGGCGTACAGGAGAAGATCAATGAGACAACCGGTTTAAAGAAGGCGTTGATGCTGGATGCTATCAAAGTGGGTAGAATCCATAATCTGGATTATCTGCGCCGGGGGAAAACACCTCCGGTGATGAATCAGCTGAAATATAAGTTCTACGAAAAAACGATCTATTCTTTACTGAAGAAGACGATCGGCATTGAGAATGGAAACTTTTTCCCGACTGCCGGTGCTGCCGTTCCCGATGAGATCAATGAATTTGTTCATTCGGTAGGCATCAATATGGTGGTTGGATACGGCTTGACGGAATCTACGGCTACTGTATCCTGTACGTTGCCAGTGGGCTATGATATCGGTTCGGTGGGTGTTGTACTGCCGGGAGTTGAAGTGAAGATAGGCGAAGACAATGAAATACTGCTTCGTGGTAAGACGATCACGAAAGGATATTATAAGAAAACGGAAGCCACTGCTGCCGCTATTGACCCCGACGGCTGGTTCCACACGGGGGATGCAGGTTACTTTAAGAATGGACAGCTTTTCCTGACGGAACGTATCAAAGACCTGTTCAAAACATCGAACGGCAAATATATCGCTCCGCAAGCGTTGGAAACAAAACTGGTGATTGACCGTTATATCGATCAGATTGCTATTATTGCCGATCAGCGTAAGTTTGTTTCTGCCCTTATTGTTCCTGTGTATGGATACGTGAAGGAATATGCTAAGGAGAAAGGCATTGAGTATAAAGATATGGCCGAACTGCTGCAACATCCGAAGATTGTCGGTCTTTTCCGTGCCCGGATAGAAACGTTGCAACAGCAGTTTGCTCATTACGAGCAAATCAAGCGCTTCACTCTGCTTCCCGAACCATTCAGCATGGAACGTGGCGAACTGACCAACACGCTGAAATTGAAACGGGCGGTTGTAGCGCAGAATTATAGCGAGTTGATTGAAAAGATGTATGAGGAGTAA